In Carya illinoinensis cultivar Pawnee chromosome 10, C.illinoinensisPawnee_v1, whole genome shotgun sequence, one DNA window encodes the following:
- the LOC122279761 gene encoding OVARIAN TUMOR DOMAIN-containing deubiquitinating enzyme 10-like isoform X4, translating to MIIHEHSDAIQWGLQLFDGDPIESGYYGDMIHHGADDVYNGIDQEHYDDDCSRLENDEVIARTLQEEFLKLAVSEPSGYSHAGEENFQASNLGHDWHSPSVNFCCSDHDYGHEEADDTEPSTSHPSQSDTKGYSYSLDLTNEFALDGEVGRRLDQMIPIPHVPRINGEIPSIDEVTSDHQRLLDRLQIYDFVEHKVQGDGNCQFRALSDQLYSTPDNYQFVRQQVVNQLRSHPEIYGGYVPMEYADYSEKMSDFILIVLGVVSGVIMLHCKQLQIHDFLEFLG from the exons ATGATTATACATGAACATTCGGATGCCATTCAGTGGGGTCTTCAGCTTTTCGATGGTGATCCCATTGAATCTGGATATTATGGTGATATGATACATCATGGTGCTGATGACGTTTATAATGGAATCGATCAAGAGCATTATGATGATGATTGTAGTCGTTTGGAGAACGATGAGGTTATTGCGCGTACACTTCAAGAAGAGTTTTTGAAGCTTGCAGTTTCAGAACCATCTGGATACTCACATGCAGGAGAAGAGAACTTTCAAGCATCAAATCTTGGACATGATTGGCACAGTCCATCAGTGAACTTCTGCTGTTCAG ACCATGATTACGGCCATGAAGAAGCCGATGATACAGAGCCTTCAACTTCTCATCCAAGCCAGAGTGATACAAAAGGGTATTCTTATTCTTTGGATCTAACTAATGAGTTTGCACTTGATGGTGAAGTCGGCAGGAGACTGGATCAAATGATCCCCATCCCG CATGTTCCGAGAATTAATGGAGAAATTCCTTCAATTGATGAAGTAACTTCAGATCATCAGAGGCTTCTGGACAG ATTGCAGATCTACGACTTTGTAGAGCACAAGGTTCAAGGAGATGGTAATTGTCAG TTTCGTGCTTTATCAGATCAATTATATAGCACACCTGACAACTACCAATTTGTAAGGCAACAAGTTGTGAATCAG CTTAGGTCTCATCCAGAGATTTATGGGGGATATGTTCCCATGGAATATGCTGATTATTCAGAGAAGATGTCCGA TTTCATTTTAATTGTACTAGGAGTGGTGAGTGGGGTGATCATGTTACATTGCAAGCAGCTGCAGATTCA TGATTTTCTTGAGTTTTTGGGCTGA
- the LOC122279761 gene encoding OVARIAN TUMOR DOMAIN-containing deubiquitinating enzyme 12-like isoform X1, with protein MIIHEHSDAIQWGLQLFDGDPIESGYYGDMIHHGADDVYNGIDQEHYDDDCSRLENDEVIARTLQEEFLKLAVSEPSGYSHAGEENFQASNLGHDWHSPSVNFCCSDHDYGHEEADDTEPSTSHPSQSDTKGYSYSLDLTNEFALDGEVGRRLDQMIPIPHVPRINGEIPSIDEVTSDHQRLLDRLQIYDFVEHKVQGDGNCQFRALSDQLYSTPDNYQFVRQQVVNQLRSHPEIYGGYVPMEYADYSEKMSESGEWGDHVTLQAAADSFGVNIFLITSFKDTCCIEILSNFPKPNRVIFLSFWAEVHYNSIYPQEGIYDHPFLCLFLMGRSESRRLRLMHRAGQLYLT; from the exons ATGATTATACATGAACATTCGGATGCCATTCAGTGGGGTCTTCAGCTTTTCGATGGTGATCCCATTGAATCTGGATATTATGGTGATATGATACATCATGGTGCTGATGACGTTTATAATGGAATCGATCAAGAGCATTATGATGATGATTGTAGTCGTTTGGAGAACGATGAGGTTATTGCGCGTACACTTCAAGAAGAGTTTTTGAAGCTTGCAGTTTCAGAACCATCTGGATACTCACATGCAGGAGAAGAGAACTTTCAAGCATCAAATCTTGGACATGATTGGCACAGTCCATCAGTGAACTTCTGCTGTTCAG ACCATGATTACGGCCATGAAGAAGCCGATGATACAGAGCCTTCAACTTCTCATCCAAGCCAGAGTGATACAAAAGGGTATTCTTATTCTTTGGATCTAACTAATGAGTTTGCACTTGATGGTGAAGTCGGCAGGAGACTGGATCAAATGATCCCCATCCCG CATGTTCCGAGAATTAATGGAGAAATTCCTTCAATTGATGAAGTAACTTCAGATCATCAGAGGCTTCTGGACAG ATTGCAGATCTACGACTTTGTAGAGCACAAGGTTCAAGGAGATGGTAATTGTCAG TTTCGTGCTTTATCAGATCAATTATATAGCACACCTGACAACTACCAATTTGTAAGGCAACAAGTTGTGAATCAG CTTAGGTCTCATCCAGAGATTTATGGGGGATATGTTCCCATGGAATATGCTGATTATTCAGAGAAGATGTCCGA GAGTGGTGAGTGGGGTGATCATGTTACATTGCAAGCAGCTGCAGATTCA TTTGGTGTGAACATTTTTCTTATTACATCATTTAAGGATACTTGTTGCATAgaaattctttcaaattttccgAAGCCAAATAGAG TGATTTTCTTGAGTTTTTGGGCTGAGGTGCATTACAACTCAATCTATCCTCAAGAGGGTATTTATGACCATCCCTTTTTATGCTTGTTTCTTATGGGCCGTTCAGAGTCTAGACGTTTGAGACTGATGCACCGAGCTGGCCAGCTTTATTTAACGTGA
- the LOC122279761 gene encoding OVARIAN TUMOR DOMAIN-containing deubiquitinating enzyme 12-like isoform X2 yields the protein MIIHEHSDAIQWGLQLFDGDPIESGYYGDMIHHGADDVYNGIDQEHYDDDCSRLENDEVIARTLQEEFLKLAVSEPSGYSHAGEENFQASNLGHDWHSPSVNFCCSDHDYGHEEADDTEPSTSHPSQSDTKGYSYSLDLTNEFALDGEVGRRLDQMIPIPHVPRINGEIPSIDEVTSDHQRLLDRLQIYDFVEHKVQGDGNCQFRALSDQLYSTPDNYQFVRQQVVNQLRSHPEIYGGYVPMEYADYSEKMSESGEWGDHVTLQAAADSFGVNIFLITSFKDTCCIEILSNFPKPNRESSSIPGFQFYIFVKNLSPFPSATFFLTLHFFCDFLEFLG from the exons ATGATTATACATGAACATTCGGATGCCATTCAGTGGGGTCTTCAGCTTTTCGATGGTGATCCCATTGAATCTGGATATTATGGTGATATGATACATCATGGTGCTGATGACGTTTATAATGGAATCGATCAAGAGCATTATGATGATGATTGTAGTCGTTTGGAGAACGATGAGGTTATTGCGCGTACACTTCAAGAAGAGTTTTTGAAGCTTGCAGTTTCAGAACCATCTGGATACTCACATGCAGGAGAAGAGAACTTTCAAGCATCAAATCTTGGACATGATTGGCACAGTCCATCAGTGAACTTCTGCTGTTCAG ACCATGATTACGGCCATGAAGAAGCCGATGATACAGAGCCTTCAACTTCTCATCCAAGCCAGAGTGATACAAAAGGGTATTCTTATTCTTTGGATCTAACTAATGAGTTTGCACTTGATGGTGAAGTCGGCAGGAGACTGGATCAAATGATCCCCATCCCG CATGTTCCGAGAATTAATGGAGAAATTCCTTCAATTGATGAAGTAACTTCAGATCATCAGAGGCTTCTGGACAG ATTGCAGATCTACGACTTTGTAGAGCACAAGGTTCAAGGAGATGGTAATTGTCAG TTTCGTGCTTTATCAGATCAATTATATAGCACACCTGACAACTACCAATTTGTAAGGCAACAAGTTGTGAATCAG CTTAGGTCTCATCCAGAGATTTATGGGGGATATGTTCCCATGGAATATGCTGATTATTCAGAGAAGATGTCCGA GAGTGGTGAGTGGGGTGATCATGTTACATTGCAAGCAGCTGCAGATTCA TTTGGTGTGAACATTTTTCTTATTACATCATTTAAGGATACTTGTTGCATAgaaattctttcaaattttccgAAGCCAAATAGAG AAAGTTCCTCAATTCCTGGTTtccaattttatatatttgttaaaaatcTTTCCCCATTTCCCTCTGCTACTTTTTTCCTCACATTACACTTTTTTTG TGATTTTCTTGAGTTTTTGGGCTGA
- the LOC122279761 gene encoding OVARIAN TUMOR DOMAIN-containing deubiquitinating enzyme 12-like isoform X3 yields MIIHEHSDAIQWGLQLFDGDPIESGYYGDMIHHGADDVYNGIDQEHYDDDCSRLENDEVIARTLQEEFLKLAVSEPSGYSHAGEENFQASNLGHDWHSPSVNFCCSDHDYGHEEADDTEPSTSHPSQSDTKGYSYSLDLTNEFALDGEVGRRLDQMIPIPHVPRINGEIPSIDEVTSDHQRLLDRLQIYDFVEHKVQGDGNCQFRALSDQLYSTPDNYQFVRQQVVNQLRSHPEIYGGYVPMEYADYSEKMSESGEWGDHVTLQAAADSFGVNIFLITSFKDTCCIEILSNFPKPNRVIFLSFWAEVHYNSIYPQEEVSANELTKKRRWWTFGNRN; encoded by the exons ATGATTATACATGAACATTCGGATGCCATTCAGTGGGGTCTTCAGCTTTTCGATGGTGATCCCATTGAATCTGGATATTATGGTGATATGATACATCATGGTGCTGATGACGTTTATAATGGAATCGATCAAGAGCATTATGATGATGATTGTAGTCGTTTGGAGAACGATGAGGTTATTGCGCGTACACTTCAAGAAGAGTTTTTGAAGCTTGCAGTTTCAGAACCATCTGGATACTCACATGCAGGAGAAGAGAACTTTCAAGCATCAAATCTTGGACATGATTGGCACAGTCCATCAGTGAACTTCTGCTGTTCAG ACCATGATTACGGCCATGAAGAAGCCGATGATACAGAGCCTTCAACTTCTCATCCAAGCCAGAGTGATACAAAAGGGTATTCTTATTCTTTGGATCTAACTAATGAGTTTGCACTTGATGGTGAAGTCGGCAGGAGACTGGATCAAATGATCCCCATCCCG CATGTTCCGAGAATTAATGGAGAAATTCCTTCAATTGATGAAGTAACTTCAGATCATCAGAGGCTTCTGGACAG ATTGCAGATCTACGACTTTGTAGAGCACAAGGTTCAAGGAGATGGTAATTGTCAG TTTCGTGCTTTATCAGATCAATTATATAGCACACCTGACAACTACCAATTTGTAAGGCAACAAGTTGTGAATCAG CTTAGGTCTCATCCAGAGATTTATGGGGGATATGTTCCCATGGAATATGCTGATTATTCAGAGAAGATGTCCGA GAGTGGTGAGTGGGGTGATCATGTTACATTGCAAGCAGCTGCAGATTCA TTTGGTGTGAACATTTTTCTTATTACATCATTTAAGGATACTTGTTGCATAgaaattctttcaaattttccgAAGCCAAATAGAG TGATTTTCTTGAGTTTTTGGGCTGAGGTGCATTACAACTCAATCTATCCTCAAGAGG AGGTGTCCGCGAATGAGCTCACAAAGAAGAGAAGGTGGTGGACGTTTGGCAATAGGAATTAA